TAATGGCGGCCGGTTCGCCGATGCCGATGACCTTGCCGAAATCGAGGATCAGCAGCCGCTCCACCACCGAGTTGAGCGCGTAAAGGACGTGTTCGATCCAGATGATGGTGGTGCCGCGAGCATGGATATCCTTGATCGTGGCCACGAGTTGCCGGCACTCGCCTTCGGTCAGTCCGCCGGCAATCTCGTCGAGCAATAAAAGCTTGGGATCGGTGGCCAAAGCGCGCGCCAATTCCAGGCGCTTGCGCTCCAGCAGCGATAGGCTGTCGGCAATGGCATTGGCGCGGGAGATAAGGCCGGTCCGCTCCAGGATCTCGGCGCATTGCGCCTCGACGCTGCGCTCGCTGCGGCCCTGGCCGAAGGCGCCAGCGACCAGCAGGTTCTCGAACACCGTCATCTTGCCGAAAGGCTGCGGAATCTGGAACGAGCGGCCGATGCCGCTCAGGCAGCGCTGCATGGCCGAAGCGCGCGTCACATCCTCGCCCATGAAATGGACGGTGCCACTATCGGCGGCGAGATTGCCGGTGATGAGGTTGAACAGCGTCGACTTGCCGGCGCCATTGGGGCCGATAATGCCCAGCGCCTCGCCCTCGCGCACCTCCAGGGAGATGGCGTCGGCGACCTTGAGAGCGCCAAAGCTTTTGCTGACATTGTCGAGCGCAATGATGGTCATTACGGGTGCCCCTTTGGCCGGGCGCTGGCGCGCCCGGCGGATATTGCGGTCAGGAAATGGCTTCCATGGTTCCGCCGGCGGGAATGTTCTCGAAGCCGGTATTATCCACGATGACCAGATCGTAGCCGCCGCCGTCGCGCATGCGCCACTGACCGCCCACCAGCGGCGTCTTGCAGACATTGGTGGCCGCGAAGGGCGGGACGCCGGCGCCATTGAACACGACCGGGCCGACGATGGTTTGCAGATCGGTAGCCGCAATCGCCTCGACCACGGCGTCGACATCGCCGGCATCGCTGACCCGGCCCATCACATTGGTGGCCATTTCCAGCAGCGCGTGCACGAAGCCGATCGGCTGGGTCCATTGCCTGCCGGTCTCGGCGGTATAGGCCTCGGCGAGTTCGGCCGAACTCATGCCGTTGAGCGAGGACGAGAACGGATGGCTCGGCGACCACCAGACTTCGGACGACAGATTGTGCCCGGTATCGCCGAGTGCCTCCACGGCCTGCGGGAACAGGATGGCCTTGCCGATCGAGGCCGCCTTGGGGGTAAAGCCCTGCTGGCGGGCCTGGGTCCAGAACGTGGTGAAATCGGGCGGGATCGGTACGCCGGTGATGATCTCGGCATTGGCCTGGCGGAAGGCGTTGATCTGGGCCGAGAAGTCGTCGGTGAGGTTCTGATAGCGGCCCGGATCGAAAATCTGGAAGCCTTTTTCGGCCAGGGCCGGCGGGAAGCCGCTGACGGGGTCCCCCCAGGCATTGCCGTCGGCATCGTTGGGAAAAAGTCCGCCCACGATCTTATTGGTCTCGAGCTGGCCCCACATATTGGTGAAGACCGAGATCACATCCTCCAGGCCCCAGAAGAAGTGATAGGCATAGTTGAACGGACGCCAGCTGTCCGGATCGCCCGGATTACCCTGCTGGCCGATGAACCAGGGCTGCCAGGGCGCCATGGTGGAAATCAGCGGCACGCCTTCTGCTTCGGCGGTCGTGGTCACGGGATTGGTGGTTTCAGGCGTGGACGCCACCAGCATCAGGTCGACTTCATCGGAAATGATCAATTCCTGAGCGACATCGGCGGCGCGGTTCGGGTTGGACTGGCTATCCTTGACGATGATCTCGAATTCGGACGCGGCCGCGCTCTGGGCGAAATTGGACAGGATGAAATTGTCGGCCTCGCCGAAGGCGGCCAATGGTCCCGATTGCGGACTGACATATCCGAGCTTGATCTTGGCGCCCTGGGCGATGGCGGGCATGGGAAAGGCGCCGGTCGCGGCGATGAGGCCGGTCGCGGCGGTGCCTTTGAGCAGATTGCGGCGGGTAATCATGATTGGTTCTCCTCCCAAAAATCATGAGCCTTGCGGCGGGTATCAGAAGGCCGGCGGATCGCCCTTCCAGGCGGCCGCCAACAGCGTGGCGATATCGTCTTTCGTTACCTTTTGCGGATTCCAGTAAGGCTTGGACGTGGCAATCTCCGCTGCCCTGTCCAGGTCTCGCTCCCCCAGCCCCAGATCCTTCAATGCCATGGGAGCGCCGAGTTTCTTGGCGAAGGAATGCAGCGCTTTGCCCGGTGCCGGATCGCCGAAAATCCGGGCGATCGGTTGCAACTCCCGCTGCGCGGCGCGCGCATTGAAGGCGATGGCATGCGGCAGGATGACCGCGTGGGTTTCGGCATGGGGCAGGTCGAACGATCCACCCAATGTGTGGCAAAGCTTGTGATGCAGCGCCATGCCGACCTGGCCCAGCACGGTGCCGCAGAGCCAGGCGCCATAGAGCGTGCGCGCACGGGCCTCCAGATTGCCCGGATCGGCAACGACCTGATCAAGGGATTCGGCGAAGGCCTCCAGGCCCTCGATGGCCAGGAGCGTCGAGATCGGGTTGCGGTCGCGCGCATAAAGACCCTCGGCAGCATGGGCCATGGCATTGAGCGCGCTGGTCACGGTCAACTCCACCGGAAGCGTGCGCACCAGTTCGGGATCGTACAGAATGACCTCGGGCTGCACCCTGGCATCGGTCAGCGTGGTCTTCTCGCCGTTTTCGGTCTGCCCCAGAATATTGGTCGCTTCCGAGCCGGCATAAGTGGTCGGCACGACGATCTGCGGCAGGTCGGTGCGCAGCGCTATGGCCTTGCCCAGCCCGGTGGTCGATCCGCCACCGATAGCCACGAGGCAATCGGCATTCACCGACAGCGCGTGGGCCACCGCCTCTTCCGTAACGGCCATGGGGGTGTGCATGGTGGCGCGGGTAAAGACGCCCACCGCCATATCGCCGATTTCCTGGGCCATCTCCATGGCCGCGTCGGCCTGGGCCGGGGTGGACAGGACCAGCGCCCGCTTGCAGCCAAGGCGCGCCACCTCCTCGCTGACCTGGCGGCGAATTCCGACGCCGAACCGAACGCGGACCGAGGCGAGCTGGGCGACGAAACTCGAGGTGAAATGCGACATCAATCCCTCCCCCGCGGCCGGCAAGGCCACGCGGCTTCGGGCAAGATGCCACGAACTTCATACCATCTTGATCGAAATAGTGTGGCATCACATAACATCATGTTATGAAGCTGGATCCGCGACATCTCGAAATCCTCGCCGCCATTGTCGATGGCGGTGGCCTGACCGAGGGCGCCCAGAGCGTCGGCCGGGCTCAGCCCAGCGTGTCTCGCACCATCGCCATGCTGGAAGCGCGGATCGGCGCCCCGCTGTTCGAGAAGAACAAGCGCCCGCTGGCGCCGACCGAATTGTGCCTCAGCCTGGCCGGCGAGGGACGCCGCATCCGTGCGGCGGGGAACACGGCCTCGGCCATCGTCGCCACTTTCAGAACGGGGCACCGGGGGATGGTGCGCATCGGCGGTACACCGGTTTTCATGGACGGGGTAATTTCGGCGCTGATCGCGCAGTTTCAGCAGAAGCATCCGCAGGTGCGGATCGAGCAGTCTTACAGCTACGTGCCCGGGCTTTTGAGCCAACTCAGCGCCGGAGCGCTGGATGTCGCGATCTGCCCGCTGAACCCGGCCGCGCTTGCCGAGGGCTTCCAGTTCGTGCCGGTGCTTCCGGGCCGCAATGTCATCGCCTGCGGCAGCCAGCATCCGCTGCTGCGCAAACGATCGCTGCGTCTGGCCGACATCGCGCCCTATCCGTGGATCGCGCCGCCGGCATCGAGCCCGCTCTACAAAGACATGCGCCATATCCTGAGCGATATCGGCGTCAACGATACGCGCATCTCCTTTTCCGGCGGCACGCTCGCCTCGATGACCGCCATCCTGTCCAATTCGGACGCTTTGACCGTGTTGCCCTATTCCGTGGTGTTCATGGCCCGGCGGCAGCGGGTGCTCTCGGCTCTGTCCATCCGCATTGGCCATCCCGAACGGATGCTTGGCATTCTCACCCGGGACGTCGACACAGCCGGACCCACCGTGCGCCGATTCCATCGCTTCATCGAAACCGAGTTCCGCAACCTGTCGCATTTCATCCAGCAACATGAGCAGAATACCGTCTGGCGCGATTGAAGGAGCCGGCTGGTTCATCGCGCCGCCGCCAATCCGGGGTCCTGCCCCGCCGCCAGGTCGGACAGCATGCCCGCCAGCATGCCGATCTCGGCATCGGACACTTCATGCTGCCGGCCGGGGAAGATGTCGGCGCGTAGACGAAGGCCCCGGCCGCCAAGCGCCAGCGCCGCTTCCGCCATCGCGGCAAGCGGAATCCAGGGGTCGGCGTCGCTGCCGCTGAGATAGGCCGGCAGATTGGCGGCGGCGGCATCGGGCCGCTCGCAGCTCGGCGTGCCGACACGGCAGCCGGTCAGGGCCGCCAGCGCATCCGGTGCCGCATGGCCGCGGCAAACATATTCGATAGAAAGGCAGGCTCCCTGGGAGAAGCCGGCCAATAGCAGGGGCAGCCCCGGATACTCCCCTTGCAGAGCCGTAATTTCCGCGTGCAAGGCCTTCAGCGCCTCGTCGAGCTGCGACCGCGTGCCATCGGTCAATGGATCGACCGCACGGGCATCGTACCAGACGCCGCCCGGCGCGCGCGGCAGGGCAAAGGCCACATCAGAAATATCGAGGCGCCGGAGAATATGGCGCTCCATTTCCTCGGGCGACTGGCCGCGGCCATGGACCAGGACGCAAAGCGCCCTGACCCCGGAGCCGGATGCCCCCAGCCGCATGCCGGCCTGCATTGACATCAGACGAAATCCGCCTGTTCGAGGCCTTCGCGCAATTCGGCTTCGCGGTCCTTGAACCAGGGCGGGAACACCAGGGTCTTGCCGATCTGGCCCGGAGGCTCATCCGAGGTCCAGCCCTGCGGCGTGGTCCAGGCCAATTCGAACAAGGCGCCGCCGGGCGACCGCACATAGCAGGATTTGAAGTAATTGCGGTCCTTCTGCTCCGAAATGTCGGTAAAACCGAGGCCCTCGATATGAGCACGCAGCTTGAGCTGGGTTTCCTCGTCGCCCACATTGAGCGCGAGATGGTGGATGGTGCCGCCCGACAAGGTCCAGGTGCCCTGGCTGCTCTCGCGGTCGGTGATCACCTCGACGCGCTGAATGACGCCGCTGGCGTCGGGCACGCGATAGACGTCGCCATCATCGGTGCGCGATTCCAGTTCGAGCGGCAGCGCGATCGTCAGGAAATCGTCCATGGCGCTCTTGTCGGTAGTGGCGACGACGCTGCCATAAATGCCTTTGATGCCATGCTCCTTGCCAATGCCCTGCGCTTCATTGGTGATCGGCTCGCGGCTGTCGCTGTCGCTTTCCACCAATTCATGCGGAATGCCGCAAGGATGAGCGAAGATCACGCGCTCGGTGCCGAAGCGGGTGACCTTGCTGGCCTCGATGCCGCGACCATTCAACCGATCGACCCAGAAACCCGCTGCGCCCTTGGGAATGGCTTGCAGGATGGCCCGCGCCTGATTGGTGCCGCGCCGGCCATAGACGCCGGGCTTGCGGAACGGGAACGTGGTGATGATGGTCGAGGCATCGCCATCGGGCGAGCCGTAATAGAGGTGGTAGACGGGCAGGACGCCGTCGAACAGCACGGTGCGCTTCACCGAATGCAGCCCGAGGGTCTTGGTGTAGAAGTCGAAATCCTCCTGAGCGCCGTCCGTGGACAGCGTCAGGTGATGATAGCCGTTGATGCCACTCATTTTTGGTTCCTTCCTGGCATGGGCTGCGCGCCGCCCTTGGGGCAGAGCACAAGGTTGATATCGAGGGCGTAGGCAATGCGCCCTTCGCGGTTTGGCAGGGCGCGAAAATCGGCCAATAGCTCGGGTTTGACGCCGAAAATGGCGTCTTCTCCGATGGCCGGATCGTCGCGGTCGAAAATATGGGTGGTCAATGTCTCGAAGCCTTCGGCCGAGACCCGCAGATTGAGATGGGCCGGCCGGTTAAGGGGCAGGCCCAATTGGGCCAGGAGCGTTCCCGCTGGCCCGCTTGCGGGCAGACAATAGCCGAGTGGCTTGACGGTCAGGAAACGAAACCGGCCCTGGGCATCGGTTTGCAGCTTGCCACGCAGATTGTGTTCCGGCTGCGCGTCCGGCTCCTGGTTCTCGTACCGGCCTTTTCCATTGGCCTGCCAGACTTCCACCATCGCCGCATCGATGGCAGCGCCGGCGAGAGCCGTCACCCGGCCGGTCACCAGCATCGGTTCGCCCTTGCCATCCCGGGAAATATCGTCGCCCGGCGCGAGAAGAGGGGCGTCGGCGCGATAGAACGGACCGGCCACGGTATCGGGCGTCGCGCCGGCGGGCCGCACGGAATGGATTTTCTCTATGGCGCTGGAGAGCCCCAGAGCATCTGCCAGCAATACCCATTCCTGCCGCCGGGCATCGGCATGATGACCCGTCTCGGTCAGGAAGGCGAGCAGCGCGCGAAATTCCGCGGGGCTTGGACGAAGGTCTTCGACAACCTCATGCAGATGCGCGCCGATAATGCCGACGGCCTCGACCAACCGCGACGGCGCCAGCGTCGCCAGGCGCGCCTCGAAGGCCTGCCGCGCGCTGGCATTGACGTCGATGCTCGCGTGCTTGCCGCCGCCCATCTCTATTGTCTCCCATCCCTGGAAAACAATCTGCCACGCACCGCCATGGATGTTGATGAATTGTGGTGGAGGTAATATAGCATTTTGCTATGAAGCTGAACGAGCGACATCTCATGCAGCTTGCAGCCGTTCTGGATGCCGGCGGGGTATCGGAGGGGGCCGCGATGCTGGGCATGACGCAATCGGCGGTCAGCCGGTCGCTATCCATGC
This genomic stretch from Devosia sp. YIM 151766 harbors:
- a CDS encoding ABC transporter ATP-binding protein, with amino-acid sequence MTIIALDNVSKSFGALKVADAISLEVREGEALGIIGPNGAGKSTLFNLITGNLAADSGTVHFMGEDVTRASAMQRCLSGIGRSFQIPQPFGKMTVFENLLVAGAFGQGRSERSVEAQCAEILERTGLISRANAIADSLSLLERKRLELARALATDPKLLLLDEIAGGLTEGECRQLVATIKDIHARGTTIIWIEHVLYALNSVVERLLILDFGKVIGIGEPAAIMASPQVREIYLGIEV
- a CDS encoding ABC transporter substrate-binding protein is translated as MITRRNLLKGTAATGLIAATGAFPMPAIAQGAKIKLGYVSPQSGPLAAFGEADNFILSNFAQSAAASEFEIIVKDSQSNPNRAADVAQELIISDEVDLMLVASTPETTNPVTTTAEAEGVPLISTMAPWQPWFIGQQGNPGDPDSWRPFNYAYHFFWGLEDVISVFTNMWGQLETNKIVGGLFPNDADGNAWGDPVSGFPPALAEKGFQIFDPGRYQNLTDDFSAQINAFRQANAEIITGVPIPPDFTTFWTQARQQGFTPKAASIGKAILFPQAVEALGDTGHNLSSEVWWSPSHPFSSSLNGMSSAELAEAYTAETGRQWTQPIGFVHALLEMATNVMGRVSDAGDVDAVVEAIAATDLQTIVGPVVFNGAGVPPFAATNVCKTPLVGGQWRMRDGGGYDLVIVDNTGFENIPAGGTMEAIS
- a CDS encoding maleylacetate reductase, with amino-acid sequence MSHFTSSFVAQLASVRVRFGVGIRRQVSEEVARLGCKRALVLSTPAQADAAMEMAQEIGDMAVGVFTRATMHTPMAVTEEAVAHALSVNADCLVAIGGGSTTGLGKAIALRTDLPQIVVPTTYAGSEATNILGQTENGEKTTLTDARVQPEVILYDPELVRTLPVELTVTSALNAMAHAAEGLYARDRNPISTLLAIEGLEAFAESLDQVVADPGNLEARARTLYGAWLCGTVLGQVGMALHHKLCHTLGGSFDLPHAETHAVILPHAIAFNARAAQRELQPIARIFGDPAPGKALHSFAKKLGAPMALKDLGLGERDLDRAAEIATSKPYWNPQKVTKDDIATLLAAAWKGDPPAF
- a CDS encoding LysR family transcriptional regulator; translated protein: MKLDPRHLEILAAIVDGGGLTEGAQSVGRAQPSVSRTIAMLEARIGAPLFEKNKRPLAPTELCLSLAGEGRRIRAAGNTASAIVATFRTGHRGMVRIGGTPVFMDGVISALIAQFQQKHPQVRIEQSYSYVPGLLSQLSAGALDVAICPLNPAALAEGFQFVPVLPGRNVIACGSQHPLLRKRSLRLADIAPYPWIAPPASSPLYKDMRHILSDIGVNDTRISFSGGTLASMTAILSNSDALTVLPYSVVFMARRQRVLSALSIRIGHPERMLGILTRDVDTAGPTVRRFHRFIETEFRNLSHFIQQHEQNTVWRD
- a CDS encoding phospholipase; amino-acid sequence: MSMQAGMRLGASGSGVRALCVLVHGRGQSPEEMERHILRRLDISDVAFALPRAPGGVWYDARAVDPLTDGTRSQLDEALKALHAEITALQGEYPGLPLLLAGFSQGACLSIEYVCRGHAAPDALAALTGCRVGTPSCERPDAAAANLPAYLSGSDADPWIPLAAMAEAALALGGRGLRLRADIFPGRQHEVSDAEIGMLAGMLSDLAAGQDPGLAAAR
- a CDS encoding VOC family protein, coding for MSGINGYHHLTLSTDGAQEDFDFYTKTLGLHSVKRTVLFDGVLPVYHLYYGSPDGDASTIITTFPFRKPGVYGRRGTNQARAILQAIPKGAAGFWVDRLNGRGIEASKVTRFGTERVIFAHPCGIPHELVESDSDSREPITNEAQGIGKEHGIKGIYGSVVATTDKSAMDDFLTIALPLELESRTDDGDVYRVPDASGVIQRVEVITDRESSQGTWTLSGGTIHHLALNVGDEETQLKLRAHIEGLGFTDISEQKDRNYFKSCYVRSPGGALFELAWTTPQGWTSDEPPGQIGKTLVFPPWFKDREAELREGLEQADFV
- a CDS encoding dioxygenase, whose product is MGGGKHASIDVNASARQAFEARLATLAPSRLVEAVGIIGAHLHEVVEDLRPSPAEFRALLAFLTETGHHADARRQEWVLLADALGLSSAIEKIHSVRPAGATPDTVAGPFYRADAPLLAPGDDISRDGKGEPMLVTGRVTALAGAAIDAAMVEVWQANGKGRYENQEPDAQPEHNLRGKLQTDAQGRFRFLTVKPLGYCLPASGPAGTLLAQLGLPLNRPAHLNLRVSAEGFETLTTHIFDRDDPAIGEDAIFGVKPELLADFRALPNREGRIAYALDINLVLCPKGGAQPMPGRNQK